From Clostridiales bacterium, the proteins below share one genomic window:
- a CDS encoding TfoX/Sxy family protein, which yields MGSNKEYLDFVLEQLSELDEITYRYMMGEYIIYYRDKIVGGIYDDRFLVKPTEVGLAMMPHANMEIPYKGGKEMIMVDNIDSKDFLKELIEKMYQELPFSKKRK from the coding sequence ATGGGTTCTAATAAAGAGTATCTGGATTTTGTTTTGGAACAGTTGTCAGAGCTAGATGAAATAACATATAGGTATATGATGGGAGAGTATATTATTTATTATAGAGACAAGATAGTGGGTGGTATATACGATGATCGATTTCTTGTGAAACCGACTGAAGTTGGATTAGCTATGATGCCACATGCAAATATGGAGATTCCATATAAAGGTGGAAAAGAGATGATTATGGTAGACAATATAGATAGTAAGGATTTTTTAAAAGAGCTTATAGAAAAAATGTACCAAGAGTTACCTTTTTCAAAGAAAAGAAAGTAG